Proteins from a single region of Enoplosus armatus isolate fEnoArm2 chromosome 6, fEnoArm2.hap1, whole genome shotgun sequence:
- the LOC139286868 gene encoding olfactomedin-4-like produces MKLCAIVPLCALVTLTQQAPSREKCVCELTNSEKAFPHDKLSTVEDKASNCNSNITPQKTLELESLLLGLERRLPRLQGDVAVLEREDDGELYAVLSLYVIENELTEIKQLVERLNRTTLGHRRLTNDTAKQLEDLRAGMQELETYDTMQVVKGQQDNKRLQRDLDQCMSGLYPTTQPTQHPHGHCPHGRFRNITGPRVYTAGEYPGSYQYGAWGRDPKPGAGKESWYWLVMMTSSDKYANYVRLYSSLSSLIVGVSDPGNVEINPSNPTTNTIQGPNIVLYGEALYYNCYNQDAVCRFNLTTKTVATLQLPKGTRFNSKGNFCHLDECYPFTDLDLATDESGVWVIYTTAQDFGNLVLSKVEEGEPPTLGQTWRTSVYKQGVTNAFMACGVLYATRYVSKDVEEIFYSFDTTTGVERLNIGVFINKMSPNIYSLNYSPVDQMLHAYCDSNMVSYKVLFS; encoded by the exons ATGAAGCTGTGTGCGATCGTTCCACTGTGTGCTCTGGTCACACTCACCCAGCAG GCACCTTCCcgtgagaagtgtgtgtgtgagttgacGAACTCGGAGAAGGCGTTCCCTCACGACAAACTCAGCACGGTGGAGGACAAAGCATCAAACTGCAACAGCAACATCACCCCACAGAAG ACCCTGGAGCTGGAGAGCCTGCTGCTGGGCCTGGAGCGACGCCTGCCCCGGCTGCAGGGAGACGTGGCGGTGCTGGAGAGGGAGGACGACGGAGAGCTCTACGCAGTTCTCAGCCTGTACGTGATAGAGAACGAACTGACGGAGATCAAGCAGCTCGTCGAGAGGCTCAACCGCACCACCCTGGGACACCGGCGTCTGACTAATGACACCGCTAAACAG CTGGAGGACCTGAGAGCAGGGATGCAGGAGCTGGAGACGTACGACACCATGCAGGTGGTGAAGGGACAGCAAGACAACAAGCGTCTGCAGAGAGACCTGGACCAGTGCATGAGTGGACTTTACCCCACCACCCAACCCACTCAGCATCCACATG GTCACTGTCCCCACGGCCGATTTCGGAACATTACCGGGCCGAGGGTGTACACAGCAGGAGAGTACCCTGGCTCCTACCAGTATGGAGCCTGGGGTCGAGATCCCAAACCGGGGGCAGGGAAGGAGAGCTGGTATTGGCTGGTAATGATGACCTCCAGCGACAAATACGCCAACTACGTCCGTCTCTACTCCAGCCTGAGCTCTCTCATTGTTGGGGTGAGCGACCCAG GTAATGTCGAGATCAACCCCTCCAACCCAACCACCAACACCATCCAGGGTCCTAACATTGTGCTGTATGGGGAGGCCTTGTACTACAACTGTTACAACCAAGACGCAGTTTGTCGATTCAACCTCACCACCAAAACCGTTGCCACCTTACAACTACCCAAAGGCACCAG gtttaACTCAAAGGGTAACTTCTGCCACCTTGATGAATGCTACCCGTTCACCGACCTGGACCTGGCGACAGATGAGTCAGGCGTCTGGGTGATCTACACCACCGCCCAGGACTTTGGCAACCTGGTGCTGTCCAAGGTGGAGGAGGGCGAGCCGCCGACGCTCGGCCAAACCTGGCGCACTTCCGTCTACAAACAGGGGGTGACCAACGCCTTCATGGCCTGCGGCGTGCTCTACGCGACGCGGTACGTCAGCAAAGACGTGGAGGAGATCTTCTATTCGTTTGACACCACGACGGGGGTGGAGAGGCTCAACATTGGAGTCTTCATCAACAAGATGTCTCCCAACATTTATTCCCTGAACTACAGCCCCGTGGACCAGATGCTGCATGCCTACTGTGACTCCAACATGGTCTCCTataaggttttgttttcataa